Genomic DNA from Parambassis ranga chromosome 5, fParRan2.1, whole genome shotgun sequence:
AGACATTGGTGGGAATCGGCTTTGGcaagagatggagacagagcgAGTGACCTGTCACAGCTGGCAATCCATGAAATACCGTTACAGGGTACGACTGGCTAAGTTGCAGTTACAGGCTGAGGAGgtggaaacaaaagaagaagacaacCAGGCAGTAGAGGACAAGATGGAGGTATCACTGAACATGTTTGTGAGGCTTGTTAGAGCCATTTTATTACTTGGCTGATGAAGTAGATTGATAGATATCTTTTGTGTAAGGCATGAGGAACTGACTTAACAAAATTAAAGGAATGTAACTGATGTATGAAAAGATCACCGTAATGTATTAGTTGACACTCTCCTAAACGTTTTGTGCTTAGCAGTATAATAACTGTACTAATGACAGTCACAGCCTTAATATGCATTATTCTTGAAGCTTTTCCTCTTGTTTGCCTCTAGGTGgaagacaataaaaaaacagatgttcaGAAACCTTCCTGTGAAGAACATGGTGCTCCACAGACTAATtcaacagaaacagacacaacacaggTAGGAGCCAGGACCTGTTATTGATAAAATGTATGTAGGTATTATAGCTGATTCAAAGGAATGCATGTTGTATTGAGCATAGTGTGGAGTTTAGTGTCCCAGACTAGGATTTTAAAAGCAATCCATttggtgaaaaaaaatgcacaaagaaGCTGCAACTGACAAAAGTAAAACCAAAAGTGTTACCACTGGGTGGCGCCAACTTCAAAAATATGCAATGTGTATCATATATTTTCAAGTTTCTTCActataaaacacatttctacGCACTTTCTTCTCGCATCTAGTTGGAAGGAAATCAAGAAACAGATGTTCAAAAACCTTCCTGTGAAGATGATGTTCTTCCTCAGACACATTCAGCGGAAATGGACCCAACACAGGTACAGAAGCAGTCTGAACTCACTGACTGTCAGTTATATAATgtaacaaaatacatttttgtcaAGTGTCTATAAAGTTGGGCTACCTATGCTGTATGCGAGTATTTCTGGATGGGACTGATTTGTTGTCCCCACAGATGGAGGTTGAGCCCACACCAGCTGAGAATATACCAGAAAGTGAAGACCCTCAGATTTATAGCTGTCTCCATGTCAAAGGGCAGCATATAAACCAACAGACAGAACAGCCAGCTGAAAGCATGCAACCAGAAACTGTAGAAGCTGAAACATCTGATTCTCCTCAAGCCGAGGGGCCTGATATGGACTCACTGACGGACAGTCAACTTATTTCAGCTGAGACCACACAACCAAAACCCTGTCAATCTCAAACAGCTGACACACAACAGGAACAAAATTTACCAGAGGACTCCATTTCAAACTCACCTAAAATGTCTACTTCAAAAAAGCTAAAAGAGAAGCAGAAGCCTCCCCCCCAGCTGGAACAACCACAGCAGCGAATGACACGCAGGAAACTTGCGCTTTCATCATCCCCTGAACTTTATGGCAAAAGACTCAGATCATCATCAACTCAGCCTGAGGAATACAAATCTTCTCCCAGGACCTCGAGGAAAACTAAAACGGCATTGAAGCCTACTCTTCAGAAAGACACAACAACAGACCACCCCCCTCCTAAGAGAGGCAGAATAAAGATTGCTTCACCAGCAGTGGCTGAAGAGAGTCAAGAGGAAAGCGGAGAGGAGCCAAGTGGATCTGATGGAACTGCTTCTGAAACACCACAAGCAGGTTTGTCATAATCACACAGTTCCTGGTCTTTTGCACTGCAGAGAGTTTGGTTAATATGTTCTGCTCTTTCTTTCAGATGAAACTAATCCAGCACTACAAAAAGCAGAtaagaaaaaggagaagagaCAGCTTGGCATTCTTGAACTGGCAACAAAGGAGTTTGAAGATGGAAGTGAGGTGAGACAAGTTTAACAATTTTTTACCAGCATATATTAAAGCCACACAAAGGCTGTCAAAGATCCATATTCATCCCAATAAAATCACCCTGACCTTTAACCCTGTTTCTGTGTTACAGTCTGATGAAGATCAAGCTATAGAAGTCCAAAATCCTTCTGAGAAAACAGCCTCATCGAAAGACCTGCTGCCCCCACAACCAGACAAACTTGCTGATCCAGCTTCTCCACAGTCTGACCCCGAACCTGGACCCAGCCGCCAAGAGAACGTACCAAAGACAGGCTGCCCTGATCCTGCAGCTCCAGGGCCTGCTGTGTCTGAGGCTGTTAGTGCAGCTTCCAAAGCCCACCTGTTCATATTTGAATCCCAGGAAGACAATTCTCAGTCTGTTTTGGGTGATCGTCCGACAGCTGCAGCTGACCCACAGCCAACGGTGAACAAAGACGCTGCCTTTTCTCTGACTCAGGTCCAGTTGGAAGAAGACAAACAGAGAATCACAGAGCTGATGGACCAGACAGAGCAGGTGAGTGTCACATCCTTTTTCTCATCACAGTGTAACCCTGGAAACACAGTTATCTTAGCATCTTCCAGGAATGAGTGAATACAGTCTGCAAATCAAAGAATGGTAATACCAGTCCCAGTGAAATATAGTCTAACTTTTCACTCTTTGCCTTGTAGGACTTAGTCACTGTGACTAAAGCATTATTGAAGACCAGCGGTGACTTTTCTGCTGCACTGAACCTGCTTTCGAACCCCTCCTGTGTTTCTGGGCCATTTTGGAATCGCCACGATGACAGCCTTGTGCTTTCACATGATCCTGCTGTCCGACGGGAGCTGCAGGAGAAATACGGTGAGGAAGGCGTGGCCAAAAGAATCATGTTTCTTGAGGTAGAAGGATGAGATGgtagagtggaaaaaaaaatagttttatgTTGTCTCATCCCCAACATGTCAGCACAAAAGTTGTTGCCcttcagctccatcagtgttgatcctagtGAGCAAATTAAAGGATATAACATCTGAGATAACATTCATGAAAAACTGACTTTGTAGATATTGTGTTATAATCTATATGTTGGTTTagcattttaatgcattttagcGTAACGTTTAATTTTAGATATGTTCATTTTATGCTTTTCATTAaatcttttaaatattttaatacaATTAGGAAGTCATGCCCTGCGTTTGAAATAAATGTTCTTATATATATTGTGTCTCATTTATATTTTGACAAATACAAGTAGAAAATCGAAAAAGTGAAGTACAAAATCTGAGGGGGCGTTATTTGCatatttaataacatttataATGTTCAACTTTTATATAAAAATTGCCGCCCGTGATGATTAAGCCTAACAATGAGAGATAAAGTTTCTGTATTTCACAGTAAGAGCACCAAAGTTTTAATCTGATGTTTTTAGCTTCATTCCTGCACAGCTTGAAGAGGGGACAAACTGTAACCATGGAGATAGAGTAGACAACAGCAGCTAAGAACATGGCAGAGCTTCTGGCAGATAAACTTAGAAAGAGCATCCAAGAAAGGTTTCTGATGGTCcagataaaaaagaaactgttCAGAGCAGTGTAGTGTAGATAGTAAGCACACATGCTACAAAAAAGA
This window encodes:
- the terf2ip gene encoding telomeric repeat-binding factor 2-interacting protein 1; the encoded protein is MAQSSISPVLFLMVDGEPMSFFLRPGPVKRKLQPLITAGGGMLCNVQQPGAILLIHPDERNTIPESAAHWYVSTQYIYDCIEKEEQLNLEDYKLNPEIPQKHSTRYSKGNSSAISGGRVAYTPEEDAAILNYVSKHKTDIGGNRLWQEMETERVTCHSWQSMKYRYRVRLAKLQLQAEEVETKEEDNQAVEDKMEVEDNKKTDVQKPSCEEHGAPQTNSTETDTTQLEGNQETDVQKPSCEDDVLPQTHSAEMDPTQMEVEPTPAENIPESEDPQIYSCLHVKGQHINQQTEQPAESMQPETVEAETSDSPQAEGPDMDSLTDSQLISAETTQPKPCQSQTADTQQEQNLPEDSISNSPKMSTSKKLKEKQKPPPQLEQPQQRMTRRKLALSSSPELYGKRLRSSSTQPEEYKSSPRTSRKTKTALKPTLQKDTTTDHPPPKRGRIKIASPAVAEESQEESGEEPSGSDGTASETPQADETNPALQKADKKKEKRQLGILELATKEFEDGSESDEDQAIEVQNPSEKTASSKDLLPPQPDKLADPASPQSDPEPGPSRQENVPKTGCPDPAAPGPAVSEAVSAASKAHLFIFESQEDNSQSVLGDRPTAAADPQPTVNKDAAFSLTQVQLEEDKQRITELMDQTEQDLVTVTKALLKTSGDFSAALNLLSNPSCVSGPFWNRHDDSLVLSHDPAVRRELQEKYGEEGVAKRIMFLEVEG